The Pyrus communis chromosome 9, drPyrComm1.1, whole genome shotgun sequence genome has a segment encoding these proteins:
- the LOC137745092 gene encoding RING-H2 finger protein ATL74-like, which translates to MHRHLLGTALNTAVRSSNGNRTADSYINEANFDTNMVIILAALLCALICALGLNSIVRCALRCSHRFALETPEQAAARLAATGLKKSHLRQIPIAVYGSGVNIPATECPICLTEFEDGEKVRVLPKCNHGFHVRCIDTWFLSHSSCPNCRHSLLSTSSTAATAAAAAVAADSSGEATAAEESPAAANESSQQGRRVVVVVEQGS; encoded by the coding sequence ATGCATCGACATCTCCTCGGAACAGCGCTGAACACGGCGGTGCGGTCGTCCAATGGGAACAGAACGGCCGATTCTTACATTAACGAGGCCAACTTCGACACCAACATGGTGATCATATTGGCGGCCTTGCTGTGTGCTCTGATATGCGCACTTGGTCTCAACTCGATCGTCCGCTGCGCCCTCCGCTGCAGCCATAGGTTCGCTCTTGAGACGCCGGAGCAGGCGGCAGCGCGGTTGGCCGCCACCGGCTTGAAGAAGAGCCATTTGAGGCAAATCCCAATTGCGGTGTACGGTTCCGGCGTGAATATTCCGGCCACGGAATGCCCAATCTGTCTTACGGAGTTCGAAGACGGAGAAAAAGTTCGAGTCTTGCCGAAATGCAATCACGGATTCCATGTGAGGTGCATAGACACGTGGTTTCTGTCGCACTCCTCGTGTCCGAATTGTCGGCACTCCCTGCTGAGTACGAGTTCCACTGCCGCCACCGCTGCAGCAGCTGCCGTTGCTGCAGATTCAAGTGGAGAAGCTACGGCGGCGGAGGAGTCACCGGCAGCGGCCAATGAGTCCAGCCAGCAAGGTCGCAGAGTAGTGGTAGTGGTCGAGCAGGGTAGTTAA
- the LOC137744031 gene encoding pumilio homolog 2-like translates to MVEELDGHVMRCVRDQNGNHVIQKCIECVPEEAIRFIVLTFFDQVVTLSTHPYGCRVIQRVLEHCKDENTESKVMDEILGAVSMLAQDQYGNYVIQYGLAEDTLRTGGSGHPKEVSPNELYSQSAIYIAAAHALKPNYNLPLPYLKVGYLTDRDRDLTLPPDFTTWCW, encoded by the exons ATGGTTGAAGAACTTGACGGTCATGTCATGCGCTGCGTACGTGATCAGAATGGGAACCATGTCATCCAGAAGTGTATTGAATGTGTCCCTGAAGAGGCCATTCGTTTTATTGTGTTAACATTTTTTGATCAAGTCGTGACCCTTTCAACCCATCCATATGGGTGTCGTGTGATACAG AGAGTTCTTGAGCACTGCAAAGATGAGAATACAGAGAGTAAAGTTATGGATGAGATTCTAGGAGCTGTTAGCATGTTGGCACAAGATCAGTATGGCAATTATGTCATTCAG TACGGATTGGCTGAGGACACACTAAGAACTGGGGGATCTGGACACCCCAAAGAAGTTTCACCTAATGAGTTGTATAGTCAATCGGCTATCTACATTGCAGCTGCTCATGCTTTGAAACCAAATTACAAT CTTCCTTTACCATATCTTAAAGTTGGATATCTTACTGATCGTGATCGTGATCTGACTTTACCACCTGACTTTACCACCTGGTGTTGGTGA